A section of the Cryobacterium soli genome encodes:
- a CDS encoding DNA-processing protein DprA produces MVDGLADVNGGTSVHAYKLRFCQRNRLIAAASQATVVLEAGWRSGSLNTAGHAAALGRPLGAVPGPVTSPTSAGCHRLLRDYDAICVTTAAEMAELIGVGVDLELDQPGAGGVVGGAVPRERTSDQIRVFDALSVRAPRVPAEVARRSGLSTAAVLGALGALDLEGSVRERATGWVRVT; encoded by the coding sequence GTGGTTGACGGACTGGCGGACGTAAATGGCGGCACGAGTGTTCACGCATACAAATTACGTTTCTGCCAGCGTAACCGGCTCATCGCCGCGGCGAGCCAGGCCACGGTAGTGCTCGAGGCCGGCTGGCGCTCCGGGTCGCTCAACACGGCCGGGCACGCTGCCGCCCTCGGGCGCCCGCTGGGAGCAGTCCCCGGCCCCGTCACCTCGCCCACCTCGGCGGGCTGTCATCGGCTGTTGCGCGACTACGACGCCATCTGCGTGACCACGGCCGCGGAAATGGCTGAGCTGATCGGAGTGGGTGTGGACCTCGAGCTCGACCAGCCCGGCGCGGGCGGCGTTGTGGGCGGTGCCGTGCCGCGGGAGCGAACGAGCGACCAGATCCGGGTGTTCGACGCGCTGAGCGTCCGGGCGCCTCGCGTGCCGGCCGAGGTCGCCCGGCGGTCCGGGCTCTCGACGGCCGCGGTGCTCGGCGCCCTCGGCGCCCTCGACCTGGAGGGCTCTGTGCGGGAACGCGCCACCGGCTGGGTGCGGGTCACCTGA
- a CDS encoding metallophosphoesterase — protein sequence MQLGQYPAATHLIAHLSDTHFLGTASDGSGRLLYDAVDTDSTVHRAMAQLEASGLPIDALVFTGDIADRGEPDAYRRVRDIVEASTARMGAELVWVMGNHDERHAFRTELLRVEGHDAPVDAVVDLNGLRMITLDTTVPGYHHGEITAGQLDWLAEVLSQPAEHGSLLALHHPPVPTTLPLMTILELREQAALAQVLAGTDVRAILGGHLHYATTGLFAGIPVSVAAATCYTIDVAAPPRQLTGVDGGQSINLVHVYADQVVHSTVPLGAFDVVTRFDPAYLARMEALSAPDRVEAFSRHTI from the coding sequence ATGCAACTGGGACAGTACCCGGCCGCCACCCACCTCATCGCCCACCTCAGCGACACCCATTTCCTCGGCACCGCGTCCGACGGCTCTGGACGGTTGCTCTACGACGCCGTCGACACCGACAGCACGGTGCACCGGGCGATGGCACAGCTGGAGGCCTCCGGCCTGCCCATCGACGCGCTGGTCTTCACGGGCGACATCGCCGACCGCGGCGAACCGGATGCCTACCGCCGCGTGCGCGACATCGTCGAGGCGTCAACCGCGAGGATGGGCGCCGAACTGGTCTGGGTGATGGGCAACCACGACGAGCGCCACGCGTTCCGCACCGAGCTGCTTCGGGTCGAGGGCCACGACGCTCCCGTCGATGCGGTGGTCGACCTCAACGGCCTGAGAATGATCACCTTGGACACGACGGTGCCCGGGTACCACCACGGCGAGATCACCGCCGGGCAGCTCGACTGGCTGGCGGAGGTGCTGAGCCAGCCCGCCGAGCACGGGTCCCTGCTCGCGCTGCACCACCCGCCGGTGCCCACGACGCTGCCTCTGATGACGATCCTGGAGCTCCGCGAACAGGCCGCCCTCGCCCAGGTCCTGGCGGGCACCGACGTGCGCGCGATCTTGGGCGGCCACCTGCACTACGCCACCACCGGGCTGTTCGCCGGGATCCCGGTCTCGGTCGCGGCAGCCACCTGTTACACGATCGACGTTGCCGCCCCACCCCGCCAGCTCACCGGCGTGGACGGCGGGCAGTCGATCAATCTCGTGCACGTCTATGCCGACCAGGTGGTGCACTCGACGGTTCCGCTAGGCGCGTTCGACGTGGTCACCCGTTTCGATCCCGCCTACCTGGCCCGGATGGAGGCGCTCAGCGCACCCGACCGCGTCGAGGCGTTCTCCCGGCACACGATCTGA
- a CDS encoding tyrosine recombinase XerC: MNLDRAIDAFARHLTMERGFSANTVRAYGADLAGLATFAEERGATEVGDLGLELLRDWLWTGTEAGLARATIARRSASARGFTAWLTREGTLPSDPAVRLRSPKPGRTLPRVINRTQMQELLDRLQLAADTADPAAIRDLAVIELLYASALRVSELVGLDVADVDLSRLTVRVTGKGSKERVVPFGVPAQKALVHYLNAARPALAAATAPAGTGPTTALFLGRHQQRLGVRAVYRTVAALLESMPGTGPAGPHALRHTAATHLLDGGADLRAVQEMLGHASLGTTQIYTHVSAERLQQSYRLAHPRA; this comes from the coding sequence ATGAACCTGGACCGGGCGATCGATGCCTTCGCTCGCCACCTCACGATGGAGCGGGGGTTCTCCGCCAACACCGTGCGCGCCTATGGCGCGGACCTGGCCGGGCTGGCGACCTTCGCCGAGGAGCGCGGGGCGACCGAGGTGGGCGACCTCGGCCTCGAGCTGCTGCGCGACTGGCTGTGGACCGGAACCGAGGCGGGGTTGGCCCGCGCCACGATCGCCCGGCGCTCAGCCTCCGCCCGCGGATTCACCGCCTGGCTGACCAGGGAGGGCACCCTGCCCAGCGACCCTGCGGTGCGGCTGCGTTCACCGAAACCCGGCCGCACCCTGCCTCGGGTGATCAACCGCACCCAGATGCAGGAGCTCCTGGACCGGCTCCAGCTGGCCGCGGACACCGCTGACCCGGCCGCGATCCGGGACTTGGCCGTCATCGAGCTGCTCTACGCCTCGGCGCTCCGGGTGTCCGAACTGGTCGGGCTGGACGTGGCCGATGTGGACCTGTCCCGTCTGACCGTGCGCGTGACGGGTAAGGGAAGCAAGGAGCGCGTCGTGCCATTCGGGGTGCCGGCACAGAAAGCCCTGGTGCACTACCTGAACGCCGCGCGGCCGGCCCTCGCCGCTGCCACTGCTCCGGCCGGAACCGGGCCGACCACGGCGCTGTTCCTCGGCCGGCACCAGCAGCGCCTGGGAGTGCGTGCGGTGTACCGGACCGTCGCCGCACTGCTCGAGTCGATGCCCGGCACCGGACCGGCCGGCCCGCACGCCCTGCGGCACACGGCGGCCACCCACCTGCTCGACGGTGGCGCCGACCTGCGCGCCGTGCAGGAGATGCTCGGGCACGCGAGCCTTGGCACCACCCAGATCTACACGCACGTCTCGGCGGAGCGCCTGCAGCAGAGCTACCGTCTGGCCCACCCTCGAGCCTGA
- a CDS encoding M23 family metallopeptidase — protein MTSSMLTPPRICRMVLTAAAALTLLLGPSLPEPAPASEPRTAATAPAAIPASAAATATAPLVVWTWPVGPPHDQLRPFEAPSSRFAAGHRGIDLVAQAGSPVRAPADGVVSFAGTVVDRPVLSILHGDDLISSFEPVTATVSTGERVRAGQVVGIVATGAHCSDRCVHFGVRRHGQYISPVLFLGGLARAVLLPLPPTGPVPHPSR, from the coding sequence ATGACATCCTCCATGCTGACACCCCCGCGCATCTGCCGCATGGTGCTGACAGCCGCGGCCGCTCTGACCCTCTTGCTCGGCCCGTCCCTGCCGGAGCCGGCACCCGCATCCGAGCCACGGACAGCCGCCACCGCGCCCGCAGCTATCCCCGCCTCCGCAGCGGCAACTGCTACCGCGCCCCTCGTGGTGTGGACCTGGCCGGTCGGGCCGCCGCACGATCAGCTCCGGCCCTTCGAAGCACCGAGCAGCCGATTCGCCGCCGGGCACCGCGGTATCGATCTGGTGGCCCAGGCCGGGTCGCCGGTGCGCGCCCCCGCCGACGGCGTCGTCTCCTTCGCCGGCACGGTGGTCGACCGGCCGGTGCTGTCGATCCTGCACGGCGACGACCTGATCTCGAGCTTCGAACCGGTGACGGCCACCGTATCCACGGGCGAGCGAGTGCGGGCAGGGCAGGTGGTGGGCATTGTGGCGACGGGGGCGCACTGTTCGGATCGCTGCGTGCACTTCGGGGTACGCCGGCACGGTCAGTACATCTCGCCGGTGCTGTTCCTCGGCGGACTCGCGCGGGCCGTCCTCCTCCCGCTGCCGCCGACCGGCCCTGTACCCCACCCGTCCCGCTGA
- the rpsB gene encoding 30S ribosomal protein S2, with amino-acid sequence MAVVTIRQLLDSGVHFGHQTRRWNPKMKRFIFTERSGIYIIDLQQSLGFVDKAYDFVKETVAHGGTILFVGTKKQAQESISEQATRVGQPYVNQRWLGGLLTNFQTVSKRLARMKELEELDFEDTAKSGFTKKEMLIKKRELVKLHKSLGGIRNLTKTPSALWVVDTNKEHLAIDEARKLGIPVIAILDTNCDPDDVQYPIPGNDDAIRSVGLLTRIIADAAAEGLIQRHQKPEEGAEVEPLAAWEAELLAAPAETTPEQSSADTEKVADETVATEQVAEEAPVAETEAAEPAAAEAATEEVAADAPVADTK; translated from the coding sequence ATGGCCGTCGTAACCATTCGCCAGCTGCTCGACAGCGGCGTGCACTTCGGGCACCAGACCCGCCGTTGGAACCCGAAGATGAAGCGATTCATCTTCACCGAGCGTTCCGGCATCTACATCATCGACCTGCAGCAGTCGCTCGGGTTCGTTGACAAGGCCTATGACTTCGTCAAGGAGACCGTCGCCCACGGCGGCACCATCCTCTTCGTCGGCACCAAGAAGCAGGCGCAGGAATCGATTTCGGAGCAGGCGACGCGTGTCGGCCAGCCCTACGTCAACCAGCGCTGGCTCGGTGGCCTCCTCACCAACTTCCAGACGGTTTCCAAGCGTCTGGCTCGCATGAAGGAGCTCGAAGAGCTCGACTTCGAGGACACCGCCAAGAGCGGTTTCACGAAGAAGGAAATGCTCATCAAGAAGCGCGAGCTCGTCAAGCTGCACAAGAGCCTCGGCGGAATCCGCAACCTGACCAAGACGCCGTCCGCGCTCTGGGTTGTCGACACGAACAAGGAGCACCTCGCCATCGACGAGGCGCGCAAGCTCGGCATCCCCGTCATCGCGATCCTCGACACCAACTGCGACCCCGACGACGTGCAGTACCCGATCCCGGGTAACGACGACGCCATCCGCTCCGTGGGCCTCTTGACCCGCATCATCGCGGACGCCGCTGCCGAGGGCCTCATCCAGCGTCACCAGAAGCCGGAAGAGGGCGCCGAAGTCGAGCCCCTCGCCGCCTGGGAAGCCGAGCTGCTCGCAGCTCCGGCCGAGACCACGCCCGAGCAGTCCTCCGCTGACACCGAGAAGGTCGCCGACGAAACCGTCGCCACCGAGCAGGTTGCAGAAGAGGCGCCCGTCGCTGAGACCGAAGCAGCAGAGCCCGCAGCGGCCGAAGCCGCAACCGAAGAGGTTGCAGCCGACGCTCCCGTAGCCGACACCAAGTAA
- a CDS encoding phosphatidate cytidylyltransferase: MTDDPGPTKPPHRGRGASRAEFRAQVQSTKADIERQVQATKAQLDATNERIEARTGRNLILATLIGLVLGGSMLVSLIFIKELFMIVAFVIVGFTSFELAQALRHGGRNVPRIPVLISAVAVVPAAFYGDAAGQWLATLGGIVFIALWRVGMLVLPAHRAPAKIVLGDIGGGFLIQVYVVFLASFAVLLVTQEGGQWWTLAFLLLVISADTAAYAAGLSFGKHRMVPTISPKKTWEGFAGAAIVCMVVGILLAIFMLDEPWWFGPIFGTVILITATFGDLAESLIKRDLGIKDMSSWLPGHGGFLDRLDSILPSAAAAYALYLIFA, encoded by the coding sequence ATGACGGACGATCCAGGGCCCACCAAGCCACCTCACCGTGGACGCGGCGCATCCCGGGCCGAGTTCCGGGCGCAGGTGCAGTCCACCAAGGCCGACATCGAGCGGCAGGTGCAGGCGACCAAGGCCCAGCTCGACGCGACGAATGAGCGCATCGAAGCCCGAACCGGGCGCAACCTGATCCTCGCGACCCTGATCGGGCTCGTGCTGGGCGGGTCGATGCTGGTGAGTCTGATCTTCATCAAAGAACTCTTCATGATCGTCGCCTTCGTCATCGTGGGCTTCACCTCGTTCGAGCTGGCCCAGGCCCTCCGGCACGGCGGCCGCAACGTCCCGCGCATCCCGGTGCTCATCTCGGCGGTCGCCGTGGTGCCCGCTGCGTTCTACGGGGATGCCGCCGGGCAGTGGCTGGCCACGCTGGGCGGCATCGTGTTCATCGCGTTGTGGCGCGTGGGCATGCTGGTCCTTCCGGCGCACCGGGCGCCCGCCAAGATCGTCCTCGGCGATATCGGCGGCGGATTCCTGATCCAGGTCTATGTGGTCTTCCTGGCCAGCTTCGCGGTGCTCCTGGTCACCCAGGAGGGCGGCCAGTGGTGGACCCTCGCGTTCCTTCTCCTGGTGATCTCGGCCGACACCGCCGCGTACGCGGCCGGCCTGTCCTTCGGCAAGCACCGCATGGTGCCCACCATCAGCCCGAAGAAGACCTGGGAAGGTTTTGCCGGCGCGGCGATAGTCTGCATGGTCGTCGGCATCCTCCTGGCCATTTTCATGCTCGACGAACCCTGGTGGTTCGGTCCGATCTTCGGCACCGTCATCCTGATCACCGCGACTTTCGGCGACCTCGCCGAATCGCTCATCAAACGGGACCTGGGCATCAAGGACATGAGCTCGTGGTTGCCCGGACACGGCGGCTTCCTCGACCGCCTCGACTCGATCCTTCCGTCCGCCGCCGCGGCCTATGCCCTTTACCTGATTTTCGCGTGA
- a CDS encoding DivIVA domain-containing protein, translating into MSTTFPRSSKKAPGYNLKQVEEFLESTRQAYDAADGPEQLTSADIRHTAFRMQKGGYSPEHVDAALERLEDAFALRERERATSLSGAQAWLDDARSTAQVLINRLGRPDGHRFARTSILSTGYNRADVDKLSAKLVSYFQDGTTVTVDDVRTAVFRPQRAGYREAQVDLVLDSVVDVMLAVR; encoded by the coding sequence GTGAGCACAACGTTTCCGCGATCCAGCAAGAAGGCCCCTGGCTACAACCTCAAGCAGGTTGAAGAGTTCCTCGAGTCGACCCGCCAGGCCTACGACGCCGCGGACGGCCCGGAGCAGCTGACCAGCGCCGACATCCGCCACACCGCGTTCCGCATGCAGAAGGGCGGGTACTCACCCGAACACGTCGACGCCGCGTTGGAGCGCCTTGAAGACGCCTTCGCGCTCCGGGAACGCGAACGGGCCACCAGCCTCTCAGGCGCGCAGGCGTGGCTCGACGACGCGCGCAGCACCGCCCAGGTGCTCATCAACCGGCTCGGCCGGCCGGACGGTCACCGATTCGCGCGCACCAGCATCCTGAGCACGGGGTACAACCGGGCGGATGTCGACAAGCTCTCCGCCAAGCTCGTCAGCTACTTCCAGGACGGGACGACAGTCACCGTCGACGACGTTCGCACGGCCGTGTTCCGGCCCCAGCGTGCCGGCTACCGCGAGGCGCAGGTGGACCTGGTTCTGGACAGCGTCGTCGACGTCATGCTCGCCGTTCGGTGA
- a CDS encoding lytic transglycosylase domain-containing protein, protein MFAFSAAAAFVLVTVVDPYSGATASPYFQVPGAASDRYQGAAAQSLLVASSVENTVIVDGYTVTEPEPEPAPVVIAPASSASSSSSSYSAAAAAVPDPGSAQAYAYGAVASRGWGEDQYNCLVSLWNKESGWRVNAANPSGAYGIPQALPGSKMSSAGSDWETSAATQIEWGLGYISGRYGTPCGAWGHSVDVGWY, encoded by the coding sequence TTGTTCGCGTTCTCCGCGGCCGCGGCGTTCGTTCTCGTGACGGTCGTGGACCCGTACTCCGGTGCCACCGCGTCGCCCTACTTCCAGGTACCCGGCGCGGCCTCGGACCGCTACCAGGGCGCTGCCGCGCAGTCGCTCCTCGTCGCGAGCAGCGTGGAGAACACGGTGATCGTTGACGGGTACACCGTCACCGAGCCCGAGCCCGAGCCGGCTCCCGTCGTGATCGCGCCGGCGTCATCTGCTTCATCCTCTTCCTCGTCGTACTCCGCCGCGGCCGCGGCGGTGCCCGACCCTGGATCCGCCCAGGCCTACGCCTACGGTGCCGTCGCGTCTCGCGGCTGGGGCGAGGACCAGTACAACTGCCTCGTCTCGCTCTGGAACAAAGAATCCGGCTGGCGAGTGAATGCCGCCAACCCGAGCGGCGCCTACGGTATCCCGCAGGCCCTGCCCGGTTCGAAGATGTCTTCCGCAGGCTCCGACTGGGAGACCAGCGCCGCAACGCAGATCGAATGGGGTCTGGGCTACATCAGCGGGCGCTACGGCACCCCCTGCGGCGCCTGGGGCCACTCGGTCGACGTCGGCTGGTACTAG
- a CDS encoding AI-2E family transporter gives MKIQNAFRLGLVGTLGVGVGVLILSSVVSLQTIITYVGAALFLALGLDPAVSWLEKKKFPRWAAILTVLVAVLGVLTGVIFAIVPIIVDQVAKLSERIPDLITSVNTSTFLDDVQKQFPALDVQKLTESVTDYLGGNLTTITGAIVASGVAIVTGLFGGLIILILTLYFTASLNSIKRATYQLVPASKRERFADLSEQITTAVGRFIVGQGALAACNGVLSFIFLSIIGAPFPALLAVIAFLFSLIPLVGTITGSVLIVATCMIPGIGSSWLTVLVAGIYYLVYMQVEAYVLSPNIMNRAVAVPGAVVVVAALAGGSLLGILGALIAIPVAASVIMIIKQVVIPRQNEL, from the coding sequence GTGAAGATCCAAAACGCCTTCCGTTTGGGCCTGGTCGGCACCCTGGGTGTCGGAGTCGGCGTGCTGATCCTCAGTTCCGTCGTATCCCTGCAGACGATCATCACCTACGTGGGCGCCGCGCTGTTCCTGGCTCTGGGCCTTGACCCGGCCGTGTCGTGGCTGGAGAAGAAGAAGTTCCCGCGCTGGGCGGCCATCCTCACGGTGTTGGTGGCCGTGCTGGGCGTTCTCACCGGCGTGATCTTCGCGATCGTACCGATCATCGTCGACCAGGTCGCCAAGCTGTCCGAGCGGATTCCGGACCTGATCACCTCGGTGAACACGTCGACCTTCCTCGACGATGTGCAGAAGCAGTTCCCCGCCCTGGACGTGCAGAAACTCACCGAATCGGTCACCGACTACCTCGGCGGCAATCTCACCACCATCACGGGCGCGATCGTTGCCTCGGGGGTCGCCATCGTGACCGGCCTGTTCGGCGGGCTGATCATCCTGATCCTCACGCTGTACTTCACGGCGTCGCTCAACAGCATCAAGCGGGCCACCTACCAGCTGGTCCCCGCCTCGAAGCGTGAGCGCTTCGCCGACCTCAGCGAGCAGATCACCACGGCCGTCGGCCGCTTCATCGTGGGGCAAGGGGCCCTGGCAGCCTGCAACGGCGTGCTGAGTTTCATCTTCCTGTCCATCATCGGCGCCCCGTTCCCCGCGCTGCTCGCCGTGATCGCGTTCCTGTTCTCCCTGATCCCCCTCGTGGGCACCATCACGGGCTCGGTCCTGATCGTGGCGACCTGCATGATCCCCGGCATCGGCAGTTCCTGGCTCACCGTGCTCGTGGCCGGCATCTACTACCTGGTCTACATGCAGGTGGAAGCGTACGTGCTGAGCCCCAACATCATGAACCGGGCGGTCGCCGTTCCCGGTGCCGTCGTGGTCGTCGCCGCCCTCGCCGGCGGTTCGTTGCTCGGCATCCTGGGCGCGCTCATCGCCATCCCGGTGGCCGCGTCGGTCATCATGATCATCAAGCAGGTCGTCATCCCCCGCCAGAACGAGCTCTGA
- a CDS encoding tetratricopeptide repeat protein, with protein MTVIPPAGANLRGAVDLSSLVNRPPAPAAGAAGAPGAPAGPAGPVPVPSLVLEGTDTNFAELLELSKFVPVIVDLWAQWSEPATQLTPVIENLIREYNGRFVLATVDIDSNPQLAQAFQATSVPTLAAVINGQPVQLFDGVLPVVQIREVLERVLELAAQHGVTGVADAAEAPAGEPVAPVEPELPPHHREAYEAIERGDYAAAIDIYKLALARDPRDAMATAGLAQVSLLGRLQGKTIAEVRSAAADNPADLDAQLLVADLDLSGGHIEDAFDRLLGLFPAQDAAGKNLVRQRMLELFEVVGTDDPRVPPARKRLTALLY; from the coding sequence ATGACCGTCATCCCCCCAGCCGGCGCCAATCTGCGCGGCGCCGTCGACCTGTCCTCGCTCGTGAACCGTCCGCCGGCGCCGGCCGCCGGAGCGGCCGGTGCCCCCGGTGCGCCGGCCGGCCCGGCCGGTCCGGTGCCTGTTCCGAGCCTCGTGCTCGAAGGAACCGACACCAACTTCGCCGAGCTGCTGGAGCTGTCCAAGTTCGTCCCGGTGATCGTGGACCTGTGGGCACAGTGGAGCGAACCAGCCACGCAGCTGACCCCCGTGATCGAGAACCTGATCCGGGAGTACAACGGCCGGTTCGTGCTCGCCACGGTGGACATCGACAGCAACCCCCAGCTCGCGCAGGCGTTCCAGGCCACCTCGGTGCCCACCCTCGCCGCCGTGATCAACGGCCAACCTGTGCAGCTGTTCGACGGTGTCCTTCCCGTTGTGCAGATCCGCGAGGTCCTCGAGCGGGTGCTCGAGCTGGCGGCCCAGCACGGGGTGACCGGTGTCGCCGACGCCGCAGAGGCTCCGGCCGGGGAGCCCGTCGCCCCGGTCGAACCCGAACTGCCGCCGCACCACCGCGAGGCCTACGAGGCCATCGAGCGCGGCGACTACGCGGCCGCCATCGACATCTACAAGCTGGCCCTGGCCCGCGACCCCCGCGACGCCATGGCCACGGCAGGCCTCGCCCAGGTGAGCCTGCTCGGCCGCCTGCAGGGCAAGACCATCGCCGAGGTGCGTTCGGCCGCGGCCGACAACCCCGCTGACCTCGACGCGCAGTTGCTCGTGGCCGACCTGGACCTCTCCGGCGGTCACATCGAGGACGCCTTCGACCGGCTGCTCGGACTGTTCCCCGCGCAGGACGCGGCGGGTAAGAACCTGGTGCGGCAGCGCATGCTCGAACTGTTCGAGGTCGTCGGCACCGACGATCCCCGCGTGCCGCCGGCGCGCAAACGCCTGACCGCGCTGCTCTACTAG
- the glgB gene encoding 1,4-alpha-glucan branching protein GlgB — protein MKHAIGSPADELPEISAHVLETVSVGSYYNPHEVLGQHLLDLPGITDPLTVIRTLRPLATEVVAVLATGARIELAHLGFGIWQGVSTIGPQDYQVEAHYEGGPAWLADDPYRYLPTLGELDLHLIGEGRHEQLWDVLGAHVRRFTGVITAVDGTSFSVWAPHARAVRVIGDFNSWSGTLHAMRNMGSTGVWELFVPGLTAGSNYKFEILTQSGAWVQKADPMARYTEVPPLTASVIGQTDYVWQDADWLADRSATDPHDRPMSVYEMHVASWRPGLGYRALADELIAYLGELAYTHVEFMPLSEHPFGGSWGYQVTGYFAPTSRFGHPDDLRYLIDRLHQAGIGVIMDWVPGHFPKDDFALARFDGQALYEHPDPRRGEQMDWGTYVFDFGQKQVRNFLVANALYWLEEFHIDALRVDAVASMLYLDYSRKDGEWEPNKFGGRENLEAISLLQEVTATAYKRNPGTIMIAEESTNWGGVTAATSGGGLGFGLKWNMGWMHDSLEYMSEDPMYRAYHHNEMTFSFVYAFSENFLLPISHDEVVHGKGSLIAKMPGDSWQQLANVRVYLAFMWAHPGKQLLFMGQEFGQRSEWSEERGLDWWMLDQPGHRGLFNLVGQLNRVYRATPSLWARDNDPGGFELLDGGAAAENVITFVRWDNDGTPVACLFNFSGSPHTGYRVGLPQAGVWEEILNTDAENFGGSGVGNLGEVHAFAEPWAGRPASATLTLPPLGALWLRLRR, from the coding sequence ATGAAACACGCCATCGGCAGCCCCGCCGACGAACTCCCCGAGATCTCCGCGCACGTCCTGGAGACCGTCTCGGTCGGCTCGTACTACAACCCGCACGAGGTGCTCGGCCAGCACCTGCTCGATCTGCCCGGAATCACGGACCCGCTCACGGTCATCCGCACGCTGCGCCCGCTGGCCACAGAGGTCGTCGCGGTGCTCGCCACGGGCGCCCGCATCGAGCTGGCCCACCTGGGTTTCGGCATCTGGCAGGGCGTGAGCACCATCGGCCCGCAGGACTACCAGGTCGAAGCGCACTACGAGGGCGGCCCGGCCTGGCTCGCCGACGACCCGTACCGCTACCTGCCCACCCTGGGCGAACTGGACCTGCACCTCATCGGCGAGGGCCGGCACGAACAGCTCTGGGATGTCCTGGGCGCGCACGTGCGCCGATTCACCGGGGTCATCACCGCCGTCGACGGCACCTCCTTCTCGGTCTGGGCCCCGCATGCACGCGCCGTTCGAGTCATCGGAGACTTCAACAGCTGGTCGGGCACCCTGCACGCCATGCGCAACATGGGCAGCACGGGCGTCTGGGAGCTTTTCGTGCCCGGCCTCACCGCAGGGTCCAACTACAAGTTCGAGATCCTCACCCAGTCCGGCGCCTGGGTGCAGAAGGCCGACCCGATGGCCCGGTACACCGAGGTACCGCCGCTCACGGCGTCGGTCATCGGCCAGACCGACTACGTCTGGCAGGATGCCGACTGGCTGGCCGACCGCAGCGCCACCGACCCGCACGACCGCCCGATGAGCGTCTACGAGATGCACGTCGCCTCGTGGCGCCCCGGGTTGGGCTACCGGGCCCTGGCCGACGAACTCATCGCCTACCTCGGCGAGCTCGCGTACACCCACGTCGAATTCATGCCGCTGTCCGAGCATCCGTTCGGCGGTTCCTGGGGTTACCAGGTCACCGGCTACTTCGCCCCGACCAGCCGCTTCGGACACCCTGACGACCTGCGCTACCTCATCGACCGGCTGCACCAGGCCGGTATCGGCGTGATCATGGACTGGGTGCCGGGCCACTTCCCTAAGGACGACTTCGCCCTGGCGCGTTTCGACGGCCAGGCGCTCTACGAGCACCCGGACCCGCGCCGCGGAGAACAGATGGACTGGGGCACCTACGTGTTCGACTTCGGCCAGAAGCAGGTGCGCAACTTCCTCGTCGCGAACGCCCTCTACTGGCTCGAGGAGTTCCACATCGACGCGCTCAGGGTCGACGCCGTGGCGTCGATGCTGTACCTGGACTACTCGCGGAAAGACGGCGAGTGGGAGCCCAACAAGTTCGGCGGCCGGGAGAACCTGGAGGCGATCAGCCTGCTGCAGGAGGTCACCGCGACGGCGTACAAGCGCAACCCGGGCACCATCATGATCGCTGAGGAGTCCACCAACTGGGGCGGCGTCACGGCGGCCACCTCCGGCGGCGGCCTGGGCTTCGGCCTCAAATGGAACATGGGCTGGATGCACGACTCGCTCGAGTACATGAGCGAAGACCCGATGTACCGGGCGTATCACCACAACGAGATGACCTTCTCGTTCGTCTACGCCTTCAGCGAGAACTTCCTCCTGCCCATCAGCCACGACGAGGTCGTGCACGGCAAGGGCTCGCTCATCGCGAAGATGCCGGGCGACTCCTGGCAGCAACTCGCGAACGTCCGGGTATACCTGGCCTTCATGTGGGCGCACCCCGGCAAGCAGCTCTTGTTCATGGGCCAGGAATTCGGCCAGCGCTCCGAGTGGAGCGAGGAGCGCGGGCTGGACTGGTGGATGCTCGACCAGCCCGGTCACCGCGGCCTGTTCAACCTCGTCGGCCAGCTCAACCGGGTCTACCGGGCCACGCCGAGCCTCTGGGCCAGGGACAATGATCCGGGCGGCTTCGAGTTGCTCGACGGCGGGGCCGCGGCGGAGAACGTGATCACCTTCGTCCGCTGGGACAACGACGGCACTCCGGTCGCCTGCCTGTTCAACTTCTCCGGCTCCCCGCACACGGGGTACCGGGTGGGGCTGCCGCAGGCCGGCGTGTGGGAGGAGATCCTCAACACGGATGCCGAGAACTTCGGCGGCTCCGGCGTGGGCAACCTCGGCGAGGTGCACGCTTTCGCGGAGCCGTGGGCCGGACGCCCGGCATCCGCGACCCTCACCCTGCCGCCGCTCGGCGCCCTCTGGCTGCGTTTGCGCCGCTAA